One Romboutsia sp. 13368 genomic window carries:
- a CDS encoding metallophosphoesterase encodes MSLYAIGDLHFSTSVEKPMSIFGDKWDKHEEKIIHSWKENVKEDDVVLVLGDTSWGINLQEAKSDLDIISNLFGKKIFIKGNHDYWWTTVTNLNKLYDDMKFLQTNFYEYGDYAICGGRGWICPNDFKFDENDEKIYKREENRIRLSLQAAKKSGYSKFIVITHYPPTNDKLDESLFTKLYEEYGVEKVIYGHLHGKESFKMGLKGIRNGVEYTLASCDYTDFKLIKIMD; translated from the coding sequence ATGAGTTTATATGCAATAGGCGATTTACATTTCTCAACATCAGTAGAAAAGCCAATGAGTATATTTGGAGATAAATGGGATAAGCACGAAGAAAAAATAATACACAGTTGGAAAGAAAATGTTAAAGAGGACGATGTAGTTTTAGTATTAGGTGATACATCTTGGGGAATTAACTTACAGGAAGCTAAATCAGATTTAGATATTATAAGTAATCTTTTTGGAAAAAAAATATTTATAAAAGGAAATCATGATTATTGGTGGACTACAGTAACAAATTTAAATAAATTATATGATGATATGAAATTTTTACAAACTAATTTTTATGAATATGGAGATTATGCTATATGTGGTGGAAGAGGATGGATTTGTCCTAATGATTTTAAATTTGATGAAAATGATGAAAAAATTTATAAAAGAGAGGAAAATAGAATTAGATTATCGTTACAAGCAGCAAAGAAAAGTGGATATTCAAAATTTATTGTAATAACTCACTATCCTCCAACAAATGATAAATTAGACGAATCTTTATTTACTAAGTTATATGAAGAATATGGTGTAGAAAAAGTAATATATGGACACTTACATGGAAAAGAATCATTTAAAATGGGTCTAAAAGGAATAAGAAATGGAGTAGAGTATACATTAGCTTCTTGTGATTATACAGATTTCAAATTAATAAAAATAATGGATTAA
- a CDS encoding GTP pyrophosphokinase has protein sequence MEYEKWDEVLAPYNNAVEELKVKFKNIRKEFLTKGEYSPIEFVTGRTKKIASIVSKAKRLNIQDIEAEMEDIAGIRIMCQFVEDIYNIVNLIKSRSDMSIVYEKDYIKNFKDSGYRSYHVIIKYPIHSIAGSKEILCEIQIRTLAMNFWATIEHSLKYKYEHYIPEALAVRLRRAADAAFLLDQEMSEIREDIMKAQVMYQVKSVTLRDVLDKIQELYNVGETHKAIIYQRRLDKVDNERDITEILQLKKEIDSLLQEYKHKVDN, from the coding sequence TATAAGAAAAGAATTTTTAACAAAAGGAGAATACTCTCCTATTGAATTTGTAACAGGAAGAACAAAGAAGATAGCATCAATTGTTTCTAAAGCAAAAAGATTAAATATACAAGATATCGAAGCGGAAATGGAAGATATTGCAGGTATAAGAATCATGTGTCAGTTTGTTGAGGATATATACAATATTGTAAATTTAATTAAATCTAGAAGTGATATGAGTATAGTTTATGAAAAAGACTATATAAAGAATTTCAAGGATAGTGGATATAGAAGTTATCATGTAATAATAAAATACCCTATACATTCGATTGCAGGGTCTAAAGAGATTTTATGTGAAATACAGATAAGAACACTTGCTATGAACTTTTGGGCAACAATAGAACATTCTTTAAAATATAAATATGAGCATTATATTCCAGAAGCATTAGCTGTTAGATTGAGAAGAGCAGCAGATGCAGCTTTCTTACTAGACCAAGAAATGAGTGAAATTAGAGAGGATATAATGAAAGCTCAAGTTATGTATCAAGTAAAGTCTGTTACATTAAGAGATGTCTTAGATAAAATTCAAGAATTATATAATGTAGGCGAAACGCATAAGGCTATAATATACCAGAGAAGATTAGATAAGGTAGATAACGAAAGAGATATAACTGAAATACTTCAGTTAAAAAAGGAAATAGATTCTTTATTACAAGAATATAAACATAAAGTAGACAATTAG